In Flavobacterium luteolum, the DNA window GTCCTGCACAAACCTCAATCATCATTCCTGTTTTATTTCCGTTAAGATAAGTTGGTAAACGAAATTGTCTTGTTAGTACAACCGTTTTCTTAGCAGTATTATATAATAATATTCCAGCACCATTTCCGCGATCATAAACTTCGCGAATATGAGATTCTACTTTTTCGTTTTCTTTTTTGTAGTTAAAAGTAACTTTGTTCAATATATACCAATTATCTGATAATAATTTGGTGTCTGTTATTTCGATTTCTGGATTCTTTCTCATCTGAAAAATTATTTCATAAAAAAAACGCCCTGATTATCAGAGCGTTTAAATGTATTATTTTGTTATTGTTTGTTTTCTATCTGGTCCAACCGATACAATTTTGATTGGCACTTCGATTTCTTTTTCAATAAACTCAATATATTCTTTTAGCTCAATTGGCAATTGATCGTAAGATGTTAATCCAGTTAAATCCTGTTTCCATCCTTTAAACTCTTTGTAAACCGGAGTAACGTTTTCTGGCTCAATGTTGTAAGGGAAGTGAGAAATGTTTTGTCCTTTGTAGTTGTACTCCGTACAAACTTTTAAAGTTTCGAAACCAGAAAGTACATCACCTTTCATCATCATTAACTGAGTAACACCATTTACCTGAACAGCATATTTTAAAGCAACAAGGTCTAACCATCCGCAACGTCTTTGTCTTCCTGTTACAGAACCAAACTCGTTACCCACTTTTGCCATTGTAGCACCAACTTCGTCAAAAAGTTCAGTAGGGAAAGGTCCGCTACCTACACGTGTAACGTAAGCTTTGAAGATTCCGTACACTTCTTTGATTTTGTTAGGAGCAATTCCTAAACCTGTACAAGCTCCAGCAGCAGTAGTATTTGATGAAGTTACGAAAGGATAAGTTCCGAAATCAACATCTAATAAAGATCCTTGAGCTCCTTCGCAAAGAATAGATTTTCCAGCTTTTTGAGCTTGGTGCATGTATTCTTCACTGTCAATGAAATCTAATTTTTTAAGATCTTCAATAGCTTCAAAGAATTCTTTTTCTAGTTCAGCTAAGTTGTATTGAATGTTAACATCGTAGAAAGCAATCATAGCTTCGTGTTTGTCAGCCAAAGCTCTGTAACGATCTTTGAAATCTTCTAATTCGATATCTCCCACACGTAAACCATTTCTACCCGTTTTATCCATGTAAGTTGGTCCAATTCCTTTAAGAGTAGAACCAATTTTTGCTTTTCCTTTTGAAGCTTCAGAAGCTGCATCAAGCAAACGGTGAGTTGGTAAGATTAAGTGCGCTTTTCTTGAAATGATCAATTTCTTTTTGATGTCAAGGTTAAATTTCTCTAACCCTTCAATTTCTTTTTGAAAAACTACAGGATCAATTACAACACCATTTCCGATGATGTTTACTGAGTTTTTATGAAAAATTCCAGAAGGAATTGTTCTAAGTACGTGTTTAATTCCGTCAAATTCTAATGTATGTCCTGCATTTGGTCCTCCTTGAAAACGTGCAATAATATCATAATTTGAGGTAAGTACGTCAACAATTTTTCCTTTACCTTCATCTCCCCATTGTAATCCTAGTAATAAATCTACGGTCATTCTGTTTTAATTTGCGTTGGGACAATCTAAGTCGTCCTACTGATTATGTAGTTAATTTTCTTTTTTAATTTTTTGAAAAAGTCTGTTTAAAGACTATGAATTTGAGTTTTGCTTTTTGTTTCCGTAGAAATAAAGCGAATGATTTGTGATTTCAATATCAAAAATTTCTTCGATTGTTTTTTTGATGGTTTGAATTCTTGGGTCACAAAATTCAATTACCTCACCAGAATCTGTCATAATGATGTGATCATGCTGTTTATCAAAATATGATTTTTCGTAGTAAGCCTGATTTTGCCCAAATTGATGTTTTCTAACCAAAGCGCAGTCCAACAATAACTCAATCGTGTTGTATAAAGTAGCTCTACTCACACGATAGTTTTTGTTTTTCATTTTGATGTATAGATTTTCTATATCAAAATGCTCCTCGCTATCGTAAATTTCCTGAAGTATAGCATAACGCTCAGGAGTTTTGCGATGCCCTTTTTGTTCAAGATATAGTGTAAAAACATTTTTTACAATTTCTTGATTCTTAGTGTTGTCAGTTGAAATAAGTGTCATATCCGGCAAAGATAATTTTTTATTTTTAATGAATAAAAGTTTCGGGTTTAAAGTTTCGTTACAAAATTCTTATAGTTTCCCTAAAAAGTTAGGTTCTATACTCTCTAGTAACCTTATCGACCCCGTCAATTTTCTTGATAGCGCTAATCATTTTTTTCAAAATCGTATTGTTTTTAACAATTACGGCAACCTGTCCGTGGAAAATTCCAGCATCGGTACTTAACGAAATACTCTGAATATTTACGCTCATATTGTTGGAAATTACCTTTGTTAATTGGTTGGTAAGTCCTAAAACGTCCATTCCTGTAATGTTGATAATGGCTTTAAATTCTTCTTGAGAAGAGTCAATCCATTTGGCGCTCATGATTCTGTAAGCATAATTAGACTGCATTCCAATTGCATTCGGACAATCTTTTTTATGCACTTTTATTCCTTCATTAATGGTAACAAAACCAAAAACATCATCACCAGGAATCGGGTTACAGCATTGCGAAAGTTTATAATCTAACTTGTCATGTTCGGTTCCGAAAACCAACATGTCATAATTGCTGCTGATGACTGGTTTGTGAATGTCCTCGTCTGCAGTGTCTTTTGTTCGCTTAATTTTATTTTTGAAGAAATTGATAAACGAATTGCTTTTTTGCGCAGCATAATCTTTTAACTGCTGATTTTCAATCGCACCAATTCCAACTCTATAAAATAAATCTAAGCTTGTTTTTAATTTAAAGAAGTTAACTAACTCGTTTGTAACTTGTTCGTTGAATGTTACTTTTAAGTGTTTTAATTTTCTAACAAGTAATTCTTTTCCTTCTTCCGCAATTTTTTTAGTGTTCTCGTTAAGAACGTTTTTAATTTTATTTTTAGCTCTTGAAGTCGTTACATATTCTAACCAGTTTACAGTTGGCTTCTGGTTTGGAGAAGTAATTACTTCAACTTGATCACCACTTTTTAATTCGTAATTCAACGGCACTAGACGCCCGTTTACACGAGTTCCTCGAGTTTTAATTCCGATTTCAGAGTGAATGCTGAAAGCAAAATCAAGAGAAGTAGCGCCTTTTGGCAACGATTTGATTTCTCCTTTTGGCGTAAAGACGAAGATTTCTTTAGAATATAAATTCATTTTAAAATCTTCTACAAAATCAACCGCATTGGTTTCTGGATTTTCTAAAGCTTCGCGAAGAAGATTCAGCCAGGTATCCAGACCGCTTTCTTCTGTTGCGCCGTTTTTATATTTGTAATGCGCTGCATATCCTTTTTCGGCTATTTCGTCCATACGTTCGCTTCGAACCTGAACTTCGACCCAGCGTCCTTTTGGCCCCATTACGGTAATATGGAGCGCTTCATAACCAGTCGATTTTGGAGATGAAATCCAATCACGTAAACGGCTCGGGCTTGGTCTATAATGATCTGTTACGATAGAATATATTTTCCAGGCAATAAATTTTTCTTCGTGCGGGTCGGCTTTATAGACAATTCTAAGAGCGAATTTATCATAAACTTCATCGAAAGTTACGTTTTGAGCACGCATTTTTCGACGAATAGAATAAATCGATTTTGGACGTCCTTTGATGATGTAATCTACACCTTCATTGTCTAAAGATTTTTTCAAGACATCCGAAATATCTTTTATGTAAGCGTCCTGTTCTTCCTTAGTTTCACGAATTTTACTTACGATATCGTCATAAACTGCAGGTTCAGTATATTTTAATCCTAAATCTTCTAATTTGGTTTTGATATTATACAATCCCAAACGGTGGGCAAGGGGAGCATAAATGTATAAAGTTTCAGATGCGATTTTGGTCTGTTTGTATTCCGCCATCGAATCCATTGTTTGCATATTATGAAGACGATCGGCAAGCTTAATTAAAATCACTCGAACATCATCATTCAGCGTCAGAATCATTTTTCTGAAATTCTCAGCCTGCATTGAGGCATTCAAATCTTTTTGGACTAAAGATATTTTCGTAAGTCCTTCAACAAGCTGTGCCACTTTTGGGTTAAACAAACGCTCAATGTCTTCAACGGTCATTGGTGTATCTTCTACAACATCATGAAGTAAGGCCGCGGCGATAGAGGTCGCGCCCAGACCAATTTCTGAGGCAACAATTTTTGCAACTGCAATAGGATGAAAGATATAGGCTTCGCCCGATTTACGTCTCTGCTCTTTGTGAGCATCAACGGCAACATCAAAAGCTTTTCTAATTAATTTCTTGTCAGTAGGGCTTAAAGTTTGGTAACTTATTCGAAGTAATTCCTTGTATTCCTGCGCAATAGCTTTGTTTTCTTTTTCTATATCTATTTCTGTCATAACGGCATAGTTCAAGTACTAAAAATAAGAATTAGTTTGAACATACGCAAGGCCATATGATTGCAGATTTTAGAGTGTAGGTTTTAGATTTTTGAAGGTGTAATTTTGAGAGTTTTGTTTGTAAAAAGAGCTTCGACTTCGCTCAGCTAGACTGTAAGGAAAATATATTTTAGATATAAATTCCAAAAAAGAGCAAAGCGATTTTTAGAAAATCAAAAATCAAAAATCAAAAATCAAAAATCAAAAATCAAAAATCAAAAATCAAAAATCAAAAATCAAAAATCAAAAATCAAAAATCAAAAATCAAAAATCAAAACCCTCTTTGTTTTTTTGCTTCAAAAATTAAAATAGCGGCAGCAACAGAAACGTTCATGCTGTCAATTTCGCCTTGCATTGGGATAATGATATTTTGAGTTGCTTCGTCACGCCATTGTTGAGTTAGGCCAGTTGCTTCTGTGCCTACGACTAAAGCGGTTGGAGTAGTAAAGTTTTGTGTATGATATGAAGTTGAATTTTGTAAAGTTGCGCTATAGAAATTGATTTTTTTCTCTTTTAAAAATGCAATAATTTCTTCAGATGTTCCAGTTGCGATTTGATTGGTAAAAAGGCATCCTACGCTAGAACGAACAATATTCGGATTGTATAGATCACTTTTTGGATTGGCAATTAAAACAGCATCTAAATTGGCTGCATCGGCTGTACGTAAAACAGCACCGATATTACCTGGTTTTTCTAAAGATTCGACAACCAAAATTAATGGATTATCAGATAATTTTAAATCGGATAATTTTAAAGATTTGGTTTTTGCTACAGCTAAAATTCCTTCTGTGGTATCGCGATAAGCTAGTTTTTGGTAAACTTCTTTATTGATTTCGATAATTTGAAACGGATTCTGAATCAGTTTGTTGATTTCTGATTCTGAAACTAATTCTGGTAAAAATAGAACAGTTTCGATTTCGTAACCGCCTTTGATAGCTAATGAAATTTCGCGTTGTCCTTCAATCAAAAATGTGCCGGTTTGTTTTCTGGCTTTGGATTTTTCTTGAAGTAAAACCAAAGATTTGATAAACGGATTTTGAATTGAAGTGATTTGTTTCATTTTTTTAAGCGACTAAGATTCTAAGGCGCTAAGGTACTGAGTTTTTTTCTTCCTGCAAGGTTTTTAAAACCTTGTAGGTTTGTTTCAAAAGTTTTATAGCCACTAATTCACGAATTTTATTTTTAATAATTCGTGAATTAGTGGCTATAAAAAAAACTACTTCTCAAAAATTTCTTTAATCTCAGTTTCTACAGGATGATCGGTTTTGAAATCATATCTCATCAATTTTGCTAACGTTTGAGCAAACTGTTTTTGGTAAAGTTGAGAATTTGTCTTGATTTCACCTTTTGCTGCAATTTCTGGCCCCATTGCGGCGAACCAAATTTCTGAAGCGCCGGGAACATCAGAACCGTGATCGGTCCATTGTGCTTTTACTTTGTCACCACGTCCGTGATCGACTGTTATGAAAAGAGTTGTTTTGTTTTTGTATTGTGGATCATTTTGAACAAAATTCCATATTTCCTGAATCCATTTGTCGACTTGGTTTGCAGCATCCAAATACGAACGATATTGTGCATGATGCGCCCATTCGTCGGTTTCGCCATAAGCGATATAAAGCACTTTGGGTTTTTTATTTTTTAATTCATCCATTGCCTGATAATGCGTAAAGACATCTAGGCATTCATCCATGTGAAATGGTTTGTAAGAGTTGTCACGCATCTCATTTAATAAGAGTTGCGCTGCTGTTGGCTTATTTCCGCCTACTTTATCAAATGCTGAAATTACAGGAAATCCGCTTCTTTCTTCATTTAAAATTCGGTCAAAAGCATCCCAAGCACCAAAAGCGGCAACTTTTCCTTTTAGTTTAGTCTGCTTATTTAAAAATTCCAAAACATTTACATTTGGATTGGCCTTATATCCATTTGAGTTCACTTTTAAATCTACATTTCCAGTCATGATTTCGCTATAGCCAGGATAGCTAAACCAATACGGATTAGCGACATCGACTTTGTTTTCTAAATCACGATTTCCATAAATCTGACCTTTACTAGCAATTTCAGACCAGAAAAAAGGCATTAGTTTTTTACGCGCTTCTTTTATATCGGCATCGCCATATTTTTTATAAATATAAGTGCTGTCTCCCTGATTGAATTTTTTATCGTTGGCAATTGCAGGATCAATTCCTTTAAAAACTTCTTGCCATCTAAAACCGTCTGTAGTGATGATAATGATGTTTTCTGTTTTTTGAGCGGTGGTTAAAAAGCTTATTAAAACAATCGGAATTAAAAATATTTTTCTCATTAGATTTTTATTTAATCATTTTACATTTCACAAAAAAAAACATTTCACAACTTCTATAAAATCCCTCTAGATTTAATCTCCAGATATTTATTGATGGCATCTAAAGTCAAATTTTCGGGTTGTGTTAAAACAGAATGGATTCCGTATTTTTTGAGTTCGTTTACGATCAGACGTTTTTCGAACATGAATTTTTCGGCAATTACTTTATCGTAAACTTCTTGAATCGTTGCTGTTTTTTTATTGATGATGGAATTCAATTCTGTATTTTGAAAGAAAACCACAACCAATAAATGGCTTTTGGCAATTCCTTTTAAATAGGGCAACTGGCGATTTAAACCATCCATTGTTTCAAAATTGGTATACAGAATAATTAAACTTCTCTGATTGATGTTTTTCTTAATATCAACATACAATCTGCTATAATCACTTTCGAAGAAATCCGTTTTTATGTTGTATAAAGTTTCAAGGATTTTCTGCATCTGTGAACCTCTTCTTTCTGCAAAAACTCTATTTTCTACTTTTTTAGAAAAAGAAAAAAGTCCCGCTTTGTCCTGTTTTTTCAAAATCACATTAGATAAAACCAAAGAAGAATTAATGGCATAATCCAATAAACTTAATCCGTCAAAAGGCATTTGCATCACGCGACCTTTGTCGATTGCCATGTAAACCGATTGTGACTTTTCGTCCTGAAACTGATTAACCATCAAGGAATTTCTTTTGGCTGTAGCTTTCCAGTTTAAAGTCCTTAAATCGTCGCCCTGAACATATTCCTTAATTTGCTCAAATTCCATGGTATGGCCAATGCGACGTATTTTTTTAATTCCGTATTGAAACAGATTATTCGAAAAAGCAATTAAATCGTATTTTCTTAGCTGAATATAAGATGGATATGTTGGAACCATTTGACCATTGTCGAAAATAAATCTTCTGGAAATCAATCTTAATGGAGATGAAACATAAATATTCAAAGAGCCAAAATGGTATTCTCCACGTTCTGTTGGACGAAGATCATAACCAATTTCTTTTTGTGTTGCTGCTTTTATTGTTTTTACAATTTTAAAATCGCGAACCTGAAATTGAAACGGAATCTCGTCAATAATTTTAGCCGAAACAGGAAAAGTGTAATGGTTTTTTAAATTAATTTTTATCGGATTTAAATCTCCATTTGATAATTTTTCAGGCGTAATTCTTTCAGCTTCAAGTCCTGTTTTTGCAAAATATAAAAGTAAGATATCAAGTCCCAAAAAAGTAATTAAACCTAGAACTAGCAGCCAAACTGCATGATACATATTCGGAAAAATAAAAGCGCAGACAAACAATCCTATAATACCAATCAGTATATAGAAAAAGAAATTGTTCAGATATAGACTTTTTATGAATTTCATTTTTTTAGTTTTCGGTCTCAGTTTTCGGTCTCAGAATTACGGTAAACTGAAACTGCAACTGAACACTTAAATTATCTTGGTATTTCCACCGTTTCAATAATCTGTTTAATAATTTCTGAACTCGTGATTCCTTCCATTTCGCGTTCTGGTGCTACAATAACACGGTGTTGTAAAACAGGAATCGCTGCTTCTTTAATATCTTCTGGAGTAACAAAATCGCGTCCTCGGATTGCAGCAAAACCTTTCGATGCATTTAAAATGGCGATTGAAGCACGAGGCGAAGCTCCTAAATATAAGAAGGCATTTTCGCGTGTGTTTACCACAATTCTGGCAATGTATTCTAATAGATTTTGCTCAACTCTAATTTGTTTGACCAAACCTTGATATTCTTTGATTTCTTCAGCAGAAAGAATTGTTTTTATCGCATCCAATTTTCCGTGATCTTGCAAAGTATGTTCTCTCTGAATGATTAAAATCTCTTCGTTTAATTTTGGATAATCAATGGTGATTTTAAAAAGAAAACGATCCAATTGCGCTTCTGGCAAACGATACGTTCCTTCTTGTTCAATTGGATTTTGAGTAGCAATAACCAAAAACGGTGCGTCTAACTGATAGGCAGAACCATCAATTGTAATTTGGCGCTCTTCCATAACTTCAAAAAGTGCAGCTTGTGTTTTTGCTGGAGCACGATTAATCTCGTCAATTAAAATCAAATTAGAGAAAATAGGTCCTTTTTTGAATTCGAATTCTGAGCTTTTTAGGTTAAAAATAGAAGTTCCTAAGATATCAGATGGCATTAGATCGGGTGTAAACTGAATTCTGCTGAAACCGATATTTAAGGTTTTAGCCAATAATTTTGCTGTTATTGTTTTGGCAACTCCAGGAACACCTTCTAAAAGTACGTGACCATTTGACAAAATCGCAACCAAAAGCTGATCAACCATTTTGTGCTGTCCTACAATTACTGTTTCAATCTCTTTTTTGATTGTGTTGACATGATCTAAAAGCGGTCCTAAATTAATTCTCGTTTCAAAATTCACATTTTCATTTGTGATTTCGCCTGATGTTGTATTGATATCGTCCATAATTTGGTCAGTTATTTTATGTTTTTTTTGCCACAGATTAAAATGATTAACGCAGATTATTTTTTATAAAATCATTTTAATTCTTTTAATCTTTGGTTAAATAAATTAATGTAAAATCTTCTCTATTGCTGTGTTTATTTTAATCAAATCTTCTTCAAGGCTTCCGTGATAACTATTTCTGTGATCGTTGATTAGCTGAATCACATCGCGTATATCTTTTTCGTCTTTTCCTGTTTTATAATGCAATTTGGTTATAAAATCGTCATCGAGTTTGGTGGTGTCAAGCAGATAATCGGTTCTAATTTTTTCTAAAAAGTAGATAATCTTTTTATCAATGATATTAGTATGATCTCCTTCTTGATAATATAAATTCCCAATAGTTTTGGTAAAATCAACCGTTAAATTCTGCAATGGTTTTATGATAGGCACGATACGCTGTTTACGTTTTGCATTGAAAATCATAAAAATTAGAATTCCGATTAAGCCTAAATACCAAGCCGATTTTAAAGCGGGCTGACTCCAAATATAACGCAACGGAGAACTTGAAATTCGCTTATCGTTAAAAGTTTTATTATACCAGAAAATATTTCCTTTTGGAATATAAGAAAGTACATTTTCTGCATATTGATAATGATCTTTTTTTAGCAGATTATAATTGGTAAATGCCACTGGCTGCGTATGCAGATAGAGATAACCATTTTTATAAGGAACTTCTATAAAATTGACCTGTTTTTCTTTTTTACGATTGATTTGATATCCTAAAACTTTTGTATTTAAAGTATCTATTTTAGAAAAATAATCGCTTAAACCAGTATTTAAAGTATATTTTTTTGAGCTAACTTTTTTGTTTGCCATCCAAGTCGAAATACTGTCATTGGGCATAAAATCGGTTTTTAGCTCAATTTTTAAAGAATCCAGCAGCGTTTTCGGAAATACTTTCATGCTTAAAAATGCGTTATTTCCGTGCGAAACAAAATATAGAATTTCTTTCATCGAACCTTCGTCAATATTATCGGCTTCAGAAATATTCATGAAAGTACCTTTAATTCTATACGATTCTACGTTTTCTCTATCATCATATTGAGAATCGAAATATTCGTAAGGAGTCTGTGTCGAAATTCTTTCCACTTTTTGTTTAAAAAGACCTTCGACTTCTTGATCGAAAACGTACAATCCGAATGGGATTTTGTCTTCAACAGAATACGTTGGAGTCCAGTCAATAGGTTTTGGCTGTCCTTTGTCTACGAGTAATGTTATTCCGAAAATTAAAACCAGAATAGCAATGTATATTTTAACTTTATTATCCATTGCCAAAGGTTTTTAGTGCTTTTTTAAATCTGTTTTCAGTCTTTCTAAATGTTGCATCATCAATTTCAAATTCTCCATACCAAATATAATTGTATAGATAAGAAAGATAAGTAAACTCTTCTTTATGAGCAGGATTGTAAAGTTCGTACAAATAATCAGAATTAGTTTTTTCGATATCCCATTCAATATAATGGTGCTGTGCCATTACTTTTAAAAGCCATAAATAGTAATAACGTACAGCGATTCTTTTTTCGCCAGCTTCTATACTTTCTTTAATGAGTTTTTCAAAATCTAAAAGATGGATATTTTTTTCAGCATCAGAATAAAACAATGTTCTTTTATTGGCATTTTTCCCAAAAATCCATCTTCCTTCTTGCTTGGTTAAAGCTCTAACGATAAAATAAATTAGAACAATAACCACCAAAATGGCAATTATTCTAAATAGAATAGAAACAAAATTGAGAGACGTTTTTACACTGCTGAAATTAAAGAAATTAAAAATTTGTCTTGCTAACCAATGTTTGAAATGATCCCACCAGTTTTTTTCGGGAGCTTTGTATTCGTAGACAAAATCTTTATCAGTATATTTTTTTTTGAAATCCTTTTCAAAATGTCTAATCTGTATATTGCTAGAATCTACCTTAATATCTTTTTCTGTATACTTAATTCCGCTAATTTTTGGAGAATCTTGAGGCATGATAATAGTATCCTGAGCCTGAGAAATACTGCAGCAAAAAAGAAAAGATAAAATAAAAAATAATCTTGTCATTACTTGGTCTTAAAGTTTTTCGGCGGTTAAAGAGTGAACTTTTTTGTGTACAATAAAAGGATATATCAAGTAATAGAACGAAATTATTGCAAGCGTCACTAAGATAATAAAACTGCTTAGCCAATTGGGCATATCGATAGAATATCGTGTAATAAAACCTTCTAAAAATCCGGCACTTATCGTGAAAGGAAATGTGCTTAAGAATATTTTAAAGCTGTTCTTGAAACCAATTTTAAAAGAATTCATTCTCGAAAAAGTTTTAGGAAATAGGATAGAAGCGCCTAAAATAAATCCAGCAGTTGTTTCGATTACAATGGCAAAAATTTCCATAGAACCATGAATCCATATTCCTCTAACGCTTTTCCAAAAAACGCCCTGTTCGTAGAAAAAATATTGAAAAGAACCCAGCATAATGCAGTTTTGAAGGAAAACATTAAAAGTTCCGATTCCTGCAAAAATACCATAGAAATAACATCTGGCACCTACAAAAAGATTATTTACCGTAATACCAATAAAGCTTCCCCAATTACTTCCCGAACCATATACGGCCATCGGATTGCCTTTTTTTATATTTTCTAAAGTCATATTTACGTATTCGTCGCCCAAAATTAAGCGGACAAAATCACGATCATAACGAGCAGAAAGAACACCAATTGAAACCGTAACAAAAAATAAAACAAAAGCATAAACCAAATATCTTCTGTATTCGTAAACCAATAACGGAACTTCGATTTTAAAGAAATCTATTAAGCGATTTTGGTCAGTACGTTTGGTTTTGTAAATCTTCTGATAAATCTGAGAGGCAAGATGATTGAGGTACACAACCGTTTTACTTTTAGGGTAATACGTTTGAGCATACGACAAATCATTCATCATTTGAATGTACAAATTAGCTAATTCATCAGGATTTTTTTTAGCTTTACCAAAAATTGCCAGCTCAAACTCGAGCCACTTTTCTCTGTTTTGTTTTATAAAGGCGATTTCTCTCATTGTAGGCTAAAATATGAAATATGTCAGAATTATCTATTAATACGACACAAAATGTCAAAATAAATTTTATAGCGGCTTCCGTAGGCGAAAGGCTAGGAGCTTTTTCTATTGATTTGTTTATCATAATCTGTTATATAACAGCACTTTCTATTGTTCTTTTTGACTGGTTACAGTTAGATAGATTGATGGTTAATTTGGATGGATGGTCACGAGGCGCGATTTTTTTATTGCTCTATTCACCAGTTATAGTTTACTCTTTGGTTTTAGAAAGTGTTTTTGAAGGCCAGTCACTTGGCAAAAAATTAGTAAAAATTAAAGTCGTAAAAATTGATGGTTATCAGGCTGGTTTTGGAGACTATTTAATCCGCTGGTTTTTTAGAGTGATAGATTTTCTTACCTTTTTTGGACTTCCTGGACTTATCTCAGTTATTACAAGTCAGAAATCGCAAAGATTGGGCGATATGGCGGCGGGAACAGCGGTTATAACGTTGAAAAATAGAATTAATATCAGCCATACTATTTTAGAAGAAATCGGAGAAGCTTATGTTCCAACTTATCCTTTGGTAATTAAGCTTTCAGACAATGATATGCGTATTATAAAAGAAACTTTTCAAAAAGCAACCGCTAAAAACGATCATGAAATTATTTACAAACTCGTTGCTAAGATCGAAAGTGTCGCGGGGATTAAAAATCAATCAGGAAACAATAGCGATTTTATTAGGGTAATTTTAAAAGACTATAATTTTTACACACAAAACATGTGATTTTTTTTCTTTGAATAATTAATGATTTTTTCTGGTTTTTACTGATAATTGTTTAAGATTTATTCGTAAATTTATATATATA includes these proteins:
- a CDS encoding AAA family ATPase; translation: MDDINTTSGEITNENVNFETRINLGPLLDHVNTIKKEIETVIVGQHKMVDQLLVAILSNGHVLLEGVPGVAKTITAKLLAKTLNIGFSRIQFTPDLMPSDILGTSIFNLKSSEFEFKKGPIFSNLILIDEINRAPAKTQAALFEVMEERQITIDGSAYQLDAPFLVIATQNPIEQEGTYRLPEAQLDRFLFKITIDYPKLNEEILIIQREHTLQDHGKLDAIKTILSAEEIKEYQGLVKQIRVEQNLLEYIARIVVNTRENAFLYLGASPRASIAILNASKGFAAIRGRDFVTPEDIKEAAIPVLQHRVIVAPEREMEGITSSEIIKQIIETVEIPR
- a CDS encoding DUF4350 domain-containing protein, which encodes MDNKVKIYIAILVLIFGITLLVDKGQPKPIDWTPTYSVEDKIPFGLYVFDQEVEGLFKQKVERISTQTPYEYFDSQYDDRENVESYRIKGTFMNISEADNIDEGSMKEILYFVSHGNNAFLSMKVFPKTLLDSLKIELKTDFMPNDSISTWMANKKVSSKKYTLNTGLSDYFSKIDTLNTKVLGYQINRKKEKQVNFIEVPYKNGYLYLHTQPVAFTNYNLLKKDHYQYAENVLSYIPKGNIFWYNKTFNDKRISSSPLRYIWSQPALKSAWYLGLIGILIFMIFNAKRKQRIVPIIKPLQNLTVDFTKTIGNLYYQEGDHTNIIDKKIIYFLEKIRTDYLLDTTKLDDDFITKLHYKTGKDEKDIRDVIQLINDHRNSYHGSLEEDLIKINTAIEKILH
- a CDS encoding DUF4129 domain-containing protein; its protein translation is MTRLFFILSFLFCCSISQAQDTIIMPQDSPKISGIKYTEKDIKVDSSNIQIRHFEKDFKKKYTDKDFVYEYKAPEKNWWDHFKHWLARQIFNFFNFSSVKTSLNFVSILFRIIAILVVIVLIYFIVRALTKQEGRWIFGKNANKRTLFYSDAEKNIHLLDFEKLIKESIEAGEKRIAVRYYYLWLLKVMAQHHYIEWDIEKTNSDYLYELYNPAHKEEFTYLSYLYNYIWYGEFEIDDATFRKTENRFKKALKTFGNG
- a CDS encoding stage II sporulation protein M; its protein translation is MREIAFIKQNREKWLEFELAIFGKAKKNPDELANLYIQMMNDLSYAQTYYPKSKTVVYLNHLASQIYQKIYKTKRTDQNRLIDFFKIEVPLLVYEYRRYLVYAFVLFFVTVSIGVLSARYDRDFVRLILGDEYVNMTLENIKKGNPMAVYGSGSNWGSFIGITVNNLFVGARCYFYGIFAGIGTFNVFLQNCIMLGSFQYFFYEQGVFWKSVRGIWIHGSMEIFAIVIETTAGFILGASILFPKTFSRMNSFKIGFKNSFKIFLSTFPFTISAGFLEGFITRYSIDMPNWLSSFIILVTLAIISFYYLIYPFIVHKKVHSLTAEKL
- a CDS encoding RDD family protein, which gives rise to MSELSINTTQNVKINFIAASVGERLGAFSIDLFIIICYITALSIVLFDWLQLDRLMVNLDGWSRGAIFLLLYSPVIVYSLVLESVFEGQSLGKKLVKIKVVKIDGYQAGFGDYLIRWFFRVIDFLTFFGLPGLISVITSQKSQRLGDMAAGTAVITLKNRINISHTILEEIGEAYVPTYPLVIKLSDNDMRIIKETFQKATAKNDHEIIYKLVAKIESVAGIKNQSGNNSDFIRVILKDYNFYTQNM